The Oceanibaculum indicum P24 genome has a window encoding:
- a CDS encoding phage tail terminator-like protein, protein MSLEAIRRAVEAHAAASWSETPLAWDNLTYDAAARGPWLRLSVSGSTGRQVTLGAPEGRIFRRRGQVLLQLFVPANSGPSEAAGLADRAAALFEGRSLESTIGPVSFAAADITETGPDGHGWRLTLITVPFQADERV, encoded by the coding sequence ATGAGCCTGGAAGCGATCCGCCGCGCGGTCGAGGCGCATGCCGCCGCGAGCTGGAGCGAGACTCCGCTGGCCTGGGACAATCTGACCTACGATGCCGCCGCGCGCGGTCCCTGGCTGCGCCTCTCGGTCAGCGGCTCGACCGGCCGGCAGGTGACGCTGGGCGCGCCGGAGGGACGCATCTTCCGGCGGCGCGGGCAGGTGCTGCTGCAGTTGTTCGTGCCGGCGAACAGCGGCCCGTCCGAGGCCGCCGGCCTGGCCGACCGCGCAGCGGCATTGTTCGAGGGACGCAGTTTGGAGAGCACGATCGGCCCGGTCAGCTTCGCCGCCGCCGACATCACCGAGACCGGCCCCGACGGCCATGGCTGGCGCCTCACCCTCATCACCGTGCCGTTCCAGGCGGATGAACGGGTGTGA
- a CDS encoding aspartate/glutamate racemase family protein, translating to MTLHIGIVGCSAEGAALCYRTICAEGAELLGPHAHPEVSMHTPPLSDYVVHLERGDMQGVADLMLASAEKLARIGADFLLTPDNTIHQAFHLVAPRSPLPWLHIAETVAEEAAARGYRKLALTGTRWLTDSAVYPDALGKRGLNCVKPTIAERDAIMRVIMDDLVYGRFTEAGVTVFQRIIGRLKEEEGCDAVILGCTEIPLIMHDGNSPLPTLDSTRLLARAALRRAIKG from the coding sequence ATGACCCTGCATATCGGAATCGTCGGCTGCTCGGCGGAGGGCGCGGCGCTTTGCTACCGCACCATCTGCGCCGAGGGCGCGGAGCTGCTCGGTCCGCACGCCCACCCGGAGGTCAGCATGCACACGCCGCCCTTGTCCGACTATGTCGTGCATCTGGAGCGCGGCGACATGCAGGGCGTGGCCGACCTGATGCTGGCCTCGGCGGAGAAGCTGGCGCGCATCGGCGCGGATTTCCTACTGACCCCGGACAATACGATCCATCAGGCCTTCCATCTGGTCGCCCCCCGCTCGCCGCTGCCCTGGCTGCACATCGCTGAGACAGTGGCCGAGGAGGCCGCCGCGCGCGGCTACAGGAAGCTCGCCCTGACCGGCACGCGCTGGCTGACCGACAGCGCCGTCTATCCCGACGCCCTGGGCAAACGCGGCCTGAACTGCGTGAAGCCAACCATCGCGGAGCGCGACGCGATCATGCGCGTCATCATGGACGATCTGGTCTATGGCCGCTTCACCGAGGCGGGTGTCACGGTGTTCCAGCGCATCATCGGCCGGCTGAAGGAGGAGGAGGGCTGCGACGCCGTCATCCTCGGCTGCACCGAAATCCCGCTCATCATGCATGACGGCAATTCGCCGCTGCCGACGCTCGATTCCACCCGCCTGCTCGCCCGCGCCGCGCTGAGACGCGCGATTAAGGGATAG
- a CDS encoding phage tail tube protein, translated as MADSNRVSLRSVRESVWGETPASPAMTALRITGESLKYQVRTARSNEIRPDRMVADIPQVGASVSGDIGMELSHGAADDFLMAALFAEDWQAVAISADDIAADAGGGRFTSSLTDFIAEGITQGQWVRVGGFATAGNNGFFRVIAVAADEIAVSPAPAADESAGATIGLNAATIRNGVTPHSFTLERGLTDVGEYFAYRGCLLTGARLTIQAGQIATASFGVIGRDAAVAGSSIAASVTESPASAVLNATRNVASIREGGAELAGPNFARSLSLNLANNLREQMAVGSFGAAGIGLGQFQATGQIETYFGSRALYQKFLDGSDSALSVRLADSAGNALILDLPRLRFTDADVMASGPNEDVMARLSFEAIRHPSEGFAAAFHRFAA; from the coding sequence ATGGCGGATTCCAACCGCGTTTCCCTGCGCAGCGTGCGCGAAAGCGTGTGGGGCGAGACCCCGGCAAGCCCGGCGATGACCGCGCTGCGCATCACCGGCGAAAGCCTGAAATACCAGGTCCGCACCGCGCGCTCGAACGAGATCCGGCCCGACCGCATGGTCGCCGACATCCCGCAGGTGGGCGCCTCGGTCAGCGGCGATATCGGCATGGAGCTGAGCCATGGCGCCGCCGACGATTTCCTGATGGCGGCGCTGTTCGCCGAGGACTGGCAGGCGGTTGCGATTTCCGCCGACGACATCGCCGCCGATGCCGGCGGCGGGCGTTTTACTTCCAGCCTGACCGACTTCATCGCCGAAGGCATTACGCAAGGCCAGTGGGTGCGCGTGGGCGGCTTCGCCACTGCCGGCAATAACGGCTTCTTCCGCGTCATCGCCGTGGCGGCGGACGAGATCGCGGTCAGCCCGGCCCCTGCCGCCGACGAATCCGCTGGGGCGACCATTGGTCTCAATGCCGCGACGATCCGCAACGGCGTGACGCCGCACAGCTTCACGCTGGAACGCGGCCTTACCGATGTCGGCGAATATTTCGCCTATCGCGGCTGCCTGCTGACCGGCGCGCGGCTGACCATCCAGGCCGGGCAGATCGCCACCGCCAGCTTCGGCGTGATCGGCCGCGACGCCGCCGTCGCCGGCAGCAGCATCGCCGCCAGCGTGACGGAATCGCCAGCATCCGCCGTGCTGAACGCGACCCGCAATGTCGCCTCGATCCGCGAGGGCGGGGCGGAGCTGGCCGGGCCGAATTTCGCGCGCTCGCTCTCGCTGAACCTCGCCAACAATCTGCGCGAGCAGATGGCGGTGGGCAGCTTCGGCGCGGCGGGCATCGGCCTCGGCCAGTTCCAGGCGACCGGGCAGATCGAGACCTATTTCGGCAGCCGCGCGCTCTATCAGAAATTCCTCGATGGCAGTGATTCGGCGCTGTCCGTGCGGCTGGCCGACAGTGCAGGCAATGCGCTGATCCTCGATCTGCCGCGGCTGCGCTTCACCGATGCCGATGTCATGGCGTCGGGCCCGAACGAGGATGTGATGGCGCGCCTGTCCTTCGAGGCGATCCGCCATCCTTCGGAAGGCTTCGCCGCCGCCTTCCACCGGTTTGCGGCGTAG
- a CDS encoding phage tail assembly chaperone: MAEAAAERSADLPAAVLDEPDLAPGLGWYLDAFAELASCRSLAMSAIGPIPWTALDSYARRHGIAGEAFETFVLLIAALDAAWLAHIEERRS; this comes from the coding sequence CTGGCCGAGGCCGCCGCCGAGCGTAGCGCGGATCTGCCGGCAGCGGTGCTGGACGAACCGGACCTCGCCCCCGGCCTCGGCTGGTATCTCGATGCCTTCGCGGAGCTGGCGAGCTGCCGGTCGCTGGCGATGTCAGCTATCGGGCCGATCCCCTGGACGGCACTGGATTCTTACGCGCGGCGGCATGGCATCGCGGGCGAGGCTTTCGAGACCTTCGTCCTCCTGATCGCGGCGCTGGACGCCGCCTGGCTCGCCCATATCGAGGAACGCCGCTCATGA
- a CDS encoding phage head spike fiber domain-containing protein, which yields MPILYLAEIALFQNGAVETLRLSTGPYRTAPDDPTLPDIEFLPLIVSPPGFSAHAFGAGRTGGRSVTGAGEIVLNNADRFFDRYAGAGWDGRPFRLYRGPNGGQAGRRFDDFDLIFAGTAEQAEWRDLHLHLFLRDRQAQFEVPIQRETYAGSNSGSAGNEGTADDIKGRPKLLCYGLCHNVPLAPLNTAALRYGAHDGSIFSVDELYDRGTPLSKVTGTPAAGQYRETVTEGFVTLGGSPAGTITAKVSGERLENLFLWSEQFMNPAWAKDPGVTVVNDVITGPNGGPTAERIDIPANEGAGFRQSVSVTAGQPYSFSIYLRSVVGSVTLGMGIKAATRQEITLDEGWRRFTVTETISGATVSPGIFSLGGAAAIHAWGAQIELGHVAKNCIVTGGTPHPSSYTAQPADMLRTIAVTRSELVDFLDLDHASFQALNEATSGIGLGLFIDRAMSIAEAFDLICESIGGFWYFTRAGKLAVRRLEAPAGNPVAMFDRSMVAHPRRLATNDAGRGLPNHRVVLGWRRNWLVQQGDQLAGSVPAERRAFLSEEYRTVAAADPSVLVAHPLSEELRRMTLLEDPEDAAAEADRLLALHGVRRDLIEFELPVAAYFEAGAPWLGDEIAYRDDCFLDYAQGRALILLGVEEDYTADRITLQAWG from the coding sequence ATGCCGATCCTGTATCTGGCCGAGATCGCGCTGTTCCAAAACGGCGCGGTGGAGACGCTGCGCCTGTCCACCGGCCCGTACCGCACCGCACCCGACGATCCAACACTGCCGGACATCGAGTTCCTGCCGCTGATCGTCAGCCCGCCCGGCTTTTCCGCCCATGCCTTCGGGGCGGGCCGGACCGGCGGGCGCTCCGTCACCGGTGCGGGCGAGATCGTGCTGAACAATGCCGACCGCTTCTTCGACCGCTATGCTGGCGCCGGCTGGGACGGCCGGCCCTTCCGCCTCTATCGCGGGCCAAATGGCGGTCAAGCTGGCAGGCGCTTCGACGATTTCGACCTGATCTTCGCCGGCACGGCGGAACAGGCGGAATGGCGGGACCTGCATCTGCACCTGTTCCTGCGCGACCGGCAGGCGCAGTTCGAGGTACCGATCCAGCGCGAGACCTACGCCGGCAGCAACAGCGGCTCGGCCGGCAATGAGGGCACGGCGGACGATATCAAAGGCCGGCCGAAGCTCCTGTGCTACGGCCTGTGCCACAATGTGCCGCTGGCGCCGCTGAACACGGCGGCGCTGCGCTATGGCGCGCATGACGGTTCGATCTTCTCGGTCGATGAACTGTACGACCGGGGCACGCCGCTCTCCAAGGTCACCGGCACGCCGGCCGCCGGCCAGTACCGCGAGACTGTGACCGAGGGCTTCGTGACGCTGGGTGGCAGTCCGGCCGGCACCATCACCGCCAAGGTTTCGGGCGAGCGGCTGGAAAACCTGTTCCTGTGGTCGGAGCAGTTCATGAACCCGGCCTGGGCGAAAGACCCCGGCGTGACGGTCGTGAACGATGTGATCACCGGCCCGAATGGCGGCCCCACCGCCGAACGCATCGACATCCCCGCCAATGAGGGCGCGGGCTTCCGCCAGAGCGTCAGCGTGACAGCCGGCCAGCCCTACAGTTTCTCGATCTATCTGCGCAGCGTGGTCGGCAGCGTAACGCTGGGCATGGGCATCAAGGCGGCAACCCGGCAGGAAATCACGCTGGACGAAGGCTGGCGGCGCTTCACCGTGACCGAGACCATCTCCGGCGCAACCGTCTCGCCCGGTATCTTCAGCCTGGGTGGGGCGGCGGCGATCCATGCCTGGGGCGCGCAGATCGAGCTCGGGCACGTGGCTAAGAATTGCATCGTCACCGGCGGCACGCCGCACCCCTCCAGCTATACCGCGCAGCCCGCCGACATGCTGCGCACGATTGCCGTCACCCGCTCCGAGCTGGTCGATTTCCTCGACCTCGACCATGCCAGCTTCCAGGCGCTGAACGAGGCTACGTCGGGCATCGGCCTCGGCCTGTTCATCGACCGCGCGATGAGTATCGCCGAGGCCTTCGATCTGATCTGCGAGAGCATCGGCGGCTTCTGGTACTTCACCCGCGCCGGCAAGCTCGCGGTCAGACGGCTGGAAGCGCCCGCCGGCAATCCGGTGGCCATGTTCGACCGGTCGATGGTCGCCCATCCGCGCCGCCTCGCCACCAACGATGCCGGGCGTGGCCTGCCGAACCACCGCGTGGTGCTGGGCTGGCGGCGCAACTGGCTGGTGCAGCAGGGCGACCAGCTGGCCGGAAGCGTGCCGGCCGAGCGCCGCGCCTTCCTGTCCGAGGAATACCGCACCGTGGCCGCCGCCGATCCTTCGGTGCTGGTGGCACACCCGCTGTCCGAGGAGCTGCGCCGCATGACGCTGCTGGAAGACCCGGAGGATGCGGCGGCGGAGGCCGACCGGCTGCTGGCCCTGCATGGGGTGCGCCGCGACCTGATCGAGTTCGAGCTGCCGGTCGCCGCCTATTTCGAGGCCGGCGCGCCCTGGCTGGGCGACGAGATCGCCTACCGCGACGATTGCTTCCTCGATTATGCGCAGGGCCGTGCGCTGATCCTGCTCGGCGTCGAGGAGGACTACACCGCCGACCGCATCACCCTGCAGGCCTGGGGGTAG
- a CDS encoding phage head spike fiber domain-containing protein — MANMILGWVNEADRAKLAGGRWTAALPQTALADDRLSKAARTLGNRPADTAILADLGEAKPIGLAALFGAVAAPAAGCPGPTSRYRLRASDDARLAGPWLDLDFTGYGPEDPRIAFTRTSLATRFDRNGVIQGYGLTEPLTINLDGFDPPGTLEIVLQQKDRAFCVGEAVRLADPEDAARYLDGTLTAFERRSGQARLAIESTAGTGSPTIAWRLESLAPRYGRRQDHQPASGTPRGFLIEGARTNLLARSARFADAAWTRQNATITAEAAMAPDGTIAADALVESAATGIHQITQPVSVAEGATVTLSLFVKPAGRTRLALLLSSGGDFAQGTFDLTAGTATTAQGGTGTALSARLVPLANGWARCVLTGSIAGEASYLTACRLLNPGGTYEGDGSSGLLVWGAQAEEGPDASSYIPTADAPATRAADSARLTLDTGLSEGTLLAAYRSRRAGSVAIAGLNDGTAANAIELRHGSGGARLGYIVAGGVEQAALSTGSPAALAASVAGIAFAAGVAAASADGGAAVAGTPGALPAITGLDLGSRPDGERLDGHLARVQLYGRRLSDTELSAASAALALQLGPVAYDSGWLDVWPGGGRRDGYAAVMMATPPDVAARYWRFDLDDGASTDGFLDLARLWLGPAVSLSVNYEYGASLGLEAEARIARAQDGTARFGDSARRRVATYPIEHQSAQEAYRVHLELQRAAGPSGEVLAVADPEDTEFRAERVFIARLRSLRPVTHRAFQLFATELELEERLS; from the coding sequence ATGGCAAACATGATCCTGGGCTGGGTGAACGAGGCTGACCGCGCGAAACTTGCCGGTGGGCGCTGGACGGCAGCGCTGCCGCAGACGGCGCTGGCGGATGACCGGTTGTCGAAGGCAGCGCGCACGCTGGGCAATCGGCCTGCCGATACGGCGATCCTGGCTGATCTGGGCGAGGCGAAGCCCATCGGCCTGGCCGCGCTGTTTGGCGCGGTTGCCGCCCCCGCTGCCGGCTGCCCCGGCCCCACGTCGCGTTACCGCCTGCGGGCCAGCGACGATGCGCGCCTCGCGGGGCCGTGGCTCGATCTCGACTTCACCGGCTATGGGCCGGAAGACCCGCGCATCGCCTTCACCCGCACCAGCCTCGCCACCCGCTTCGACCGCAATGGCGTGATCCAGGGCTATGGCCTGACCGAGCCGCTGACGATCAACCTCGACGGGTTCGATCCGCCCGGCACGCTGGAGATCGTGCTGCAGCAAAAGGACCGTGCCTTCTGTGTCGGCGAGGCGGTGCGGCTGGCCGATCCGGAGGATGCCGCCCGCTATCTCGATGGCACGCTGACGGCCTTCGAGCGGCGGAGCGGTCAGGCCCGCCTCGCCATCGAAAGCACCGCCGGGACCGGCAGCCCGACCATCGCCTGGCGGCTGGAGAGCCTGGCCCCGCGCTATGGGCGGCGGCAGGATCATCAGCCGGCCAGCGGCACGCCACGCGGCTTCCTGATTGAGGGCGCGCGAACCAACCTGCTGGCGCGCAGCGCCCGGTTCGCCGATGCCGCCTGGACCCGGCAGAATGCGACCATTACCGCCGAAGCCGCGATGGCGCCGGATGGAACTATCGCCGCCGATGCGCTGGTCGAATCCGCGGCGACCGGCATCCACCAGATCACCCAACCCGTCAGCGTGGCGGAAGGGGCCACAGTCACGCTCAGCCTGTTCGTGAAGCCGGCCGGGCGGACGCGCCTTGCCCTCCTGCTGTCCAGCGGCGGGGATTTTGCGCAGGGAACCTTCGACCTTACCGCCGGCACCGCGACAACGGCGCAGGGCGGGACCGGCACGGCGCTCTCGGCGCGGCTGGTCCCGCTGGCCAATGGCTGGGCGCGTTGCGTGCTGACCGGCTCCATCGCCGGGGAGGCCTCCTATCTCACTGCCTGCCGCCTGCTGAATCCCGGCGGCACTTACGAGGGCGACGGCAGCAGCGGGCTGCTGGTCTGGGGCGCGCAAGCTGAGGAAGGACCGGACGCCAGCAGCTATATCCCGACAGCCGATGCCCCCGCAACCCGCGCCGCCGATAGTGCAAGGCTGACGCTCGATACTGGCCTTTCGGAGGGCACCCTTCTGGCCGCCTACCGCAGCCGGCGCGCCGGATCGGTCGCCATCGCCGGGCTGAATGACGGCACGGCGGCCAACGCCATCGAGCTGCGCCACGGGTCGGGCGGCGCGCGGCTGGGCTATATCGTCGCCGGCGGGGTCGAGCAGGCAGCCCTGTCCACCGGCAGCCCGGCGGCCCTTGCCGCATCCGTGGCCGGGATCGCTTTCGCTGCCGGGGTCGCGGCCGCCTCCGCCGATGGCGGGGCGGCGGTGGCCGGCACGCCGGGCGCCCTGCCCGCAATCACCGGCCTCGATCTCGGAAGCCGGCCGGACGGCGAACGGCTGGACGGGCATCTCGCCCGTGTGCAGCTCTATGGCCGGCGGCTGAGCGATACCGAGCTGTCGGCGGCCAGCGCGGCGCTGGCGCTGCAGCTTGGCCCCGTCGCCTACGATTCCGGCTGGCTGGATGTCTGGCCGGGCGGCGGACGGCGCGACGGCTATGCTGCCGTGATGATGGCCACGCCGCCGGATGTCGCCGCGCGCTACTGGCGGTTCGATCTGGATGACGGCGCCAGCACCGACGGATTCCTCGACCTTGCCCGGCTGTGGCTGGGGCCGGCGGTGAGCCTGTCGGTGAATTACGAGTATGGGGCGTCACTGGGCCTTGAGGCGGAGGCCCGCATCGCCCGCGCGCAGGACGGCACGGCCCGCTTCGGCGACAGCGCGCGGCGGCGCGTCGCGACCTACCCCATCGAGCATCAGTCGGCGCAGGAGGCCTACCGCGTGCATCTGGAGCTGCAGCGCGCAGCCGGCCCCAGCGGCGAGGTGCTGGCGGTGGCCGATCCCGAGGATACCGAATTCCGTGCCGAGCGGGTGTTCATCGCCCGGCTGCGATCCTTGCGGCCGGTCACCCACCGCGCCTTCCAGCTGTTCGCCACCGAACTGGAGCTGGAGGAACGGCTGAGTTAG
- a CDS encoding D-Ala-D-Ala carboxypeptidase family metallohydrolase yields MSFFQHWSLVPNALWHWPDFTPREIASRGDGSLLIAPAALDRLQALREALRRPVIVTSAYRDPVHNARVGGAPLSRHKSGDAFDLSLRGHDRAALLEAARASGFTGFGFYSTFLHVDCGPTREWGDKRWTS; encoded by the coding sequence GTGAGCTTCTTCCAGCACTGGTCGCTTGTGCCGAATGCGCTGTGGCACTGGCCGGACTTCACGCCACGGGAGATCGCCAGCCGGGGCGATGGCTCCCTGCTGATCGCGCCAGCTGCCCTCGACCGGTTGCAGGCGCTGCGCGAGGCGCTGCGCCGGCCGGTGATCGTGACCTCGGCCTACCGCGATCCTGTCCATAACGCCCGTGTCGGCGGCGCGCCGCTCTCCCGCCACAAGAGTGGCGATGCCTTTGATCTTTCGCTGCGCGGCCACGACCGGGCGGCGCTGCTGGAGGCCGCCCGCGCATCGGGCTTCACCGGCTTCGGCTTCTATTCAACCTTCCTGCATGTCGATTGCGGGCCGACAAGAGAGTGGGGAGACAAACGATGGACGTCCTGA
- a CDS encoding TRAP transporter large permease has product MEFYIEDYFPVLMFVALAFLLFSGLPVAIVLGGIGLAFGGLGVIYDVFSPIEFFNIISRVYGGIVESLVLVAVPMFIFMGTMLEKSGVANDLLHALQVLLRRVPGGLALSVTLMGTVMAATTGIIGASVVMMTLLALPVMLQRGYSHPLAAGTICASGTLGILIPPSIMLVIMGDLLAISVGSLFLAAIIPGFLLSAIYLAYIATTSTLNPKMAPPMPDAEGPENTAELLIMVARSFIPPILLITLVLGSIFAGWATPTEASGVGAFGATLLAIFNRRLSFAVLKEVCERSALTGGMLFFIFVGATAFSYVFRSLGGDDLVIDFIEGLGFGPWGILFVLMGVVFFLGFFFDWIEITLIVLPVFAPIVGLLDFEGHVPSQSVVLWFAILVAVNLQTSFLTPPFGFALFYLKGVAPREMKIQSIYRGIIPFVILQVIGLGLVILFPDLALWLPTTLLD; this is encoded by the coding sequence ATGGAATTCTATATCGAAGATTATTTTCCGGTGCTGATGTTCGTGGCGCTGGCTTTCCTGCTGTTTTCCGGCCTGCCGGTCGCCATCGTGCTGGGCGGCATCGGCCTCGCCTTCGGCGGGCTGGGCGTGATCTACGACGTGTTCTCGCCCATCGAATTCTTCAACATCATCTCGCGGGTCTATGGCGGCATCGTTGAGAGCCTGGTGCTGGTTGCCGTGCCGATGTTCATCTTCATGGGAACGATGCTGGAGAAATCCGGCGTCGCCAACGACCTGCTGCACGCGCTGCAGGTGCTGCTGCGCCGGGTGCCGGGCGGGCTTGCCCTGTCGGTCACGCTGATGGGCACGGTGATGGCGGCGACCACCGGCATCATCGGCGCCTCGGTGGTGATGATGACGCTGCTGGCGCTGCCGGTCATGCTGCAGCGCGGCTACAGCCATCCGCTGGCGGCCGGCACGATCTGCGCCTCGGGCACGCTGGGCATCCTGATCCCGCCCTCGATCATGCTGGTCATCATGGGCGATTTGCTGGCGATCTCGGTGGGCAGCCTGTTCCTGGCGGCGATCATTCCGGGCTTCCTGCTTTCGGCGATCTATCTCGCCTATATCGCCACCACTAGCACGCTGAACCCGAAGATGGCGCCGCCGATGCCCGACGCGGAGGGGCCGGAGAACACGGCCGAGCTGCTGATCATGGTGGCGCGCAGCTTCATCCCGCCGATCCTGCTCATCACGCTGGTGCTGGGGTCGATCTTCGCCGGCTGGGCGACGCCGACCGAGGCGTCCGGTGTCGGTGCCTTCGGCGCCACGCTGCTGGCGATCTTCAACCGGCGGCTCAGCTTCGCAGTGCTGAAGGAAGTGTGCGAGCGCTCGGCCCTGACCGGCGGCATGCTGTTCTTCATCTTCGTCGGCGCGACCGCCTTTTCCTACGTCTTCCGCTCGCTTGGCGGCGACGATCTGGTGATCGACTTCATCGAGGGCCTGGGCTTCGGCCCCTGGGGCATCCTGTTCGTGCTGATGGGGGTGGTGTTCTTCCTGGGCTTCTTCTTCGACTGGATCGAGATCACGCTGATCGTGCTGCCGGTCTTCGCGCCGATCGTCGGCCTGCTGGATTTCGAGGGGCATGTGCCGTCGCAGAGCGTGGTGCTGTGGTTCGCCATCCTGGTGGCGGTCAATCTGCAGACCAGCTTCCTCACGCCACCCTTCGGCTTTGCGCTGTTCTACCTGAAGGGCGTGGCACCGCGCGAAATGAAGATCCAGTCGATCTATCGCGGCATCATTCCCTTCGTGATCCTGCAGGTGATCGGCCTCGGCCTCGTCATCCTGTTCCCGGACCTGGCCCTCTGGCTGCCCACGACGCTGCTGGATTAG
- a CDS encoding TRAP transporter small permease subunit, with product MDTLIKVSDGLNRFVSAIGKLAAWLAIPLMLVIIFDVVTRRFFVLGSTKLQELEWHLHAVLFLMCFAFAYVKDSHVRIELLRESFSGRTRAWIEIFGMLFFLLPYCYVILYFGYDFVMRSYLSHEVSSALTGLTHRWIIKSFVPLGFALLALAAISSILRNLVYLFGPDRLRDRAGLHLFSNSEMEMPDKPTAPHSS from the coding sequence ATGGATACCCTCATCAAGGTCAGCGACGGGCTGAACCGCTTCGTCAGCGCCATCGGCAAGCTGGCGGCCTGGCTGGCGATCCCGCTGATGCTGGTCATCATCTTCGACGTGGTGACGCGGCGCTTCTTCGTGCTGGGCTCGACCAAGCTGCAGGAACTGGAATGGCACCTGCACGCGGTGCTGTTCCTGATGTGCTTCGCCTTCGCCTATGTGAAGGACAGCCATGTCCGCATCGAGCTGCTGCGCGAGAGTTTCAGCGGGCGCACAAGGGCCTGGATCGAGATCTTCGGGATGCTCTTCTTCCTGCTGCCCTACTGCTATGTGATCCTGTATTTCGGCTATGACTTCGTCATGCGCTCCTACCTGTCGCACGAGGTCTCCTCGGCGCTGACCGGCCTCACTCACCGCTGGATCATCAAGAGCTTCGTGCCGCTCGGCTTCGCCCTGCTGGCGCTGGCCGCGATTTCCTCGATCCTGCGCAACCTCGTTTATCTGTTCGGGCCGGACCGGCTGCGCGACCGCGCCGGGCTGCATCTCTTCTCGAACAGTGAAATGGAGATGCCGGACAAGCCCACAGCCCCGCACAGCAGCTAA
- a CDS encoding TRAP transporter substrate-binding protein — protein sequence MNLRKILKAATIAGLACGILAMAAGDAEAQKRIRWKMGSTYPGSLTQLGTLAKRVDAQIDLVSGGNIQIKFFEPGALVPALEVFDAVAQGSVDTAFSTPGYWAGKVPALQLFAAVPFGPNAGEYLAWFYFGGGKEIFDDIYHKNGIHSVMCAIIAPEASGWFRKEIKTAEDLKGLKMRFFGLGAKVMEKMGVSTQLLAGGDIYPALELGTIDATEFSMPAIDLKLGFHQVAKHYYFPGWHQQSTLFDLMINKAKWDALDKTQQAQIEAVCGDNIRYGFAEGEAIQFGALKELKAKGVNIHTWPKPILDQLEAAWQEVAKEQSVDPDFKRAWDSLQAFRKDYVAWKEVGYLR from the coding sequence ATGAATCTACGTAAAATCCTGAAGGCCGCCACCATCGCGGGCCTTGCCTGCGGCATCCTGGCGATGGCCGCCGGCGATGCCGAGGCGCAGAAGCGCATCCGCTGGAAGATGGGCTCCACATATCCGGGCTCGCTGACCCAGCTGGGCACGCTGGCCAAGCGTGTCGATGCCCAGATCGATCTGGTGTCGGGCGGCAATATCCAGATCAAGTTCTTCGAGCCGGGCGCCCTGGTGCCGGCGCTGGAAGTGTTCGATGCGGTGGCGCAGGGGTCGGTCGATACCGCCTTCTCCACGCCGGGCTACTGGGCGGGCAAGGTGCCGGCGCTGCAGCTCTTCGCCGCCGTGCCGTTCGGCCCGAATGCCGGCGAATATCTCGCCTGGTTCTATTTCGGCGGCGGCAAGGAAATCTTCGACGACATCTACCACAAGAACGGCATCCATTCGGTGATGTGCGCCATCATCGCGCCGGAGGCCTCGGGCTGGTTCCGCAAGGAGATCAAGACCGCCGAGGATCTGAAGGGGCTGAAGATGCGCTTCTTCGGCCTGGGCGCGAAGGTGATGGAGAAGATGGGCGTCTCGACGCAGCTTCTCGCCGGCGGTGACATCTATCCGGCGCTGGAGCTGGGCACCATCGACGCCACCGAATTCTCCATGCCGGCCATCGACCTGAAGCTGGGCTTCCACCAGGTCGCCAAGCACTATTACTTCCCCGGCTGGCATCAGCAGTCCACGCTGTTCGACCTGATGATCAACAAGGCGAAGTGGGATGCGCTGGACAAGACCCAGCAGGCGCAGATCGAAGCGGTGTGCGGCGACAATATCCGCTACGGCTTCGCCGAGGGTGAGGCCATCCAGTTCGGCGCGCTGAAGGAGCTGAAGGCCAAGGGTGTGAACATCCACACCTGGCCGAAGCCGATCCTGGACCAGCTGGAGGCCGCCTGGCAGGAGGTCGCCAAGGAACAGTCCGTCGACCCGGACTTCAAGCGGGCCTGGGACTCGCTGCAGGCCTTCCGCAAGGACTATGTGGCCTGGAAGGAAGTCGGCTACCTGCGGTAA